DNA sequence from the Cohnella herbarum genome:
AAACTCGGCTGCTTCGCGACAATTTCCATTAAAATTCAAATATACATCGATAGCCATTAAATTCACTCCTAAATCGTAGATTTTGGATTCATGCATGACAATCCCATTATATCATTACCCGTTACCCCGAAAATATCCAAGTCGATAATCTCGAAGGGACGGTTCGTAAAATCATATTCGATAGGACAATCAATCGGGAGATCCTATCAATCGGAAATATTTATTCCTGCGATAAAGCCCTTTATTTGTAAATTTAAGTAGAATTTTATTGGTTTTTTAGAATCGTCCCTTCTATGATATCAGTAGCTAGTGCATATTTTTGCCAATGCGTCAAACAACAGGGGGAGAATAATGAGATCAGTAAGGACGAAGCTACTTGGCTCTTTTTTGATCGTATTTGCGTTTGTAGTGTTGCTTGGAGTAAGCGGACTAACCCAAATCAAGAAAATGGGAGAGTTTACGAAAGAGATTACGACGTATTGGATGTTCGGGATCGAGACGATAAGTCTAGTAAATATGAACATCGAGCAATATATGGGGAATTACTACCAATCTTTAACTACGAAAGATGCTGCACAGCTAGCGAAGCTCGATGAAGCCAGCAAAGCCTATATTCTTTCAATCGATAGTAACATCAAGAAATACGAGGAAACGCTTGGCGACGGCGACAAGGAAGACTACGAAGCGCTTAAGGAAGCCTGGGCGCGTTTCCAGGTCGGACTTGAAGCGAGTAAATCGAAGACGGCCAGCAAGGAAGAGCTTGCTCAGGCAACCAAAGATGTCTCGCAAGCGTTCATCGATTTAAGAGCGACCGTTGATTCGTTGATCGTATATAACCATGAAGGTGCATTGCAAAGCCAGAAGGATAGCGATGTTATCTATAAGGACACTTCATCGAGCCTACAATATCTAGGTATCGTGATCTTAATCGTACTTATAGCGCTCGCTTGGGCCTTGATCGTTAACTTGACTCGGCCGCTGAAGGCGACTACCGCAATCATGAATCGAATATCCGCGGGGGATTTGAAGATTGAACCGCTCGTCATTAATCGGAAGGACGAATTCGGGGTCATGATGGAATCCGTCAACAAGACGTTAGCGAATCTTCAACTGTCGGTTAGACAGATGCAAGACGCCGCGACTTCCGTCGCGACGGCATCCACGCAGCTCTACGCGAGCTCGGATCAGAATTCCGAAGCGGCCCGCCATGTATCGGAGTCGATCGGTCAGGTAGCGGTAGGTTCGGAGGAGCAAGCCGTAACGGCAACCGAAGTCGGACGCGTCATGGATGAGATGGCGGATGGCGTTCAGCGTATCGCGGAAACGACAGGCGAGGTTTCCGAGCTGTCTCAGCAATCCACCGTTCGCGCGAATAGCGGGTTGGAGAAGATAGAAGAGGTAACGGACAGAATGTATCGCGTTCAAGGCTCCGTCGATCGCGCAAGCCAAACGATTCGCAAGCTTGAGGAGCAATCCGCGCAAATCAGCGAAATATCGTCGTTGATCGGCGATATCGCTTATCGTACGAACTTGCTGGCTTTGAACGCCGCAATCGAGGCTGCCAGAGCGGGAGAACATGGCAAAGGTTTCGCGGTCGTCGCCGGCGAAGTGCGCAAATTGGCGACGCAGAGCAATGAATCCACGCAAGGGATTATCGAGCTCATCGCGTCCATTCAGCAAGATACGGCATCCGCAGCCGATACGATGAAGAGAAGCCTTGCGGAAGTTCAAGAAGGCGTCATCGCCGTAGAGCATGCCGAGCAGGCGTTCAAGGAAATCGTCGTCTCCTCCGGCGAAGTATCTACTCGGGTGCAAGAAGCGGCTGCTGCAGCCGAACAGCTTGCGGCAAGCTCGGAGGAAGTCGCGGCATCTATCGCGAATATGGGCAACATCGCAAGGCAAACCGCGGGCATGTCGCAACAAGTCGCGGCTTCGACGGAGGAACAATTGGCTTCGAGCGAAGAGATGACAAGATCCTCGCAGATGTTATCGGGCATTGCCAAGGATCTTCAGACGATCGTTCGTAAATTTACAGTATAATTATTAATGATGTTATTTGTATCGAATAGACAAAGCCCCGTACCGGGTTGACCGGTCGGGGCTTTGTCCGTCTATTATTCGATATCGGCCCAAATCTCGTCTTCGACGTCCAGTCGAATTTGCGAAGGGTAGACGCGTTGGCCGAATTCTTTCAAGACGTAGCGGATGATCGCTTCCTTGATGTTCGCTTCGATCAGGAACCGGCTGCGGCCTTGAATCCACGTCTCCGCGCTGAAGCCTCGATCCTCGTCGTAGAGCAGCTCTACTTCGACGGATTGAACGGGAACTTCATGGCGTTCGGCGAGATGGAGGCAAATGGCGTTGACGATATGATCCATGCCTATTCTCATATTCGGTTACCAACGGCGTTGATTGGAGGAATTAGACTGTCTCCGGCGCTTGAAGGCGTCGTATATGGCTCTGAACACCATGAA
Encoded proteins:
- a CDS encoding methyl-accepting chemotaxis protein, coding for MRSVRTKLLGSFLIVFAFVVLLGVSGLTQIKKMGEFTKEITTYWMFGIETISLVNMNIEQYMGNYYQSLTTKDAAQLAKLDEASKAYILSIDSNIKKYEETLGDGDKEDYEALKEAWARFQVGLEASKSKTASKEELAQATKDVSQAFIDLRATVDSLIVYNHEGALQSQKDSDVIYKDTSSSLQYLGIVILIVLIALAWALIVNLTRPLKATTAIMNRISAGDLKIEPLVINRKDEFGVMMESVNKTLANLQLSVRQMQDAATSVATASTQLYASSDQNSEAARHVSESIGQVAVGSEEQAVTATEVGRVMDEMADGVQRIAETTGEVSELSQQSTVRANSGLEKIEEVTDRMYRVQGSVDRASQTIRKLEEQSAQISEISSLIGDIAYRTNLLALNAAIEAARAGEHGKGFAVVAGEVRKLATQSNESTQGIIELIASIQQDTASAADTMKRSLAEVQEGVIAVEHAEQAFKEIVVSSGEVSTRVQEAAAAAEQLAASSEEVAASIANMGNIARQTAGMSQQVAASTEEQLASSEEMTRSSQMLSGIAKDLQTIVRKFTV
- a CDS encoding DUF2653 family protein → MDHIVNAICLHLAERHEVPVQSVEVELLYDEDRGFSAETWIQGRSRFLIEANIKEAIIRYVLKEFGQRVYPSQIRLDVEDEIWADIE